One window of Mesorhizobium sp. PAMC28654 genomic DNA carries:
- a CDS encoding ATP12 family chaperone protein → MRDILNDLEAGKYLSDPDPVRRAQIQMKTPLPKRFYKTASVKPVDDAFAVHLDGKPVRTPGKALLMLPTEEAATLVAGEFAAQGETINPVTMPVMRLVNTAIDGVASDPQAVLEDILRFASSDLLCYRADAPQGLVDRQNQHWDPVIDWARATLGARFNLAEGIIHVEQPRESIAVLGVHLAQRADPPRLAAIHVMTSLTGSALLALAVDFGELDAEAAWAAGHVDEDWQIEQWGQDAEAVARRSARKRDMMAAVSLLEALKG, encoded by the coding sequence ATGCGTGATATCCTCAACGACCTTGAAGCAGGCAAATATCTTTCGGATCCTGATCCGGTGCGTCGTGCCCAGATCCAGATGAAGACACCGCTGCCGAAGCGTTTTTACAAAACCGCCTCGGTCAAGCCAGTTGACGATGCCTTTGCGGTACATCTCGATGGCAAGCCGGTGCGTACGCCTGGCAAGGCTCTATTGATGCTGCCGACCGAGGAAGCCGCGACGCTGGTTGCCGGCGAGTTCGCCGCGCAAGGCGAAACGATCAATCCAGTGACGATGCCGGTGATGCGCCTCGTCAATACGGCGATCGACGGTGTCGCCAGCGACCCGCAGGCGGTGCTGGAGGACATTCTGCGCTTTGCCTCGTCCGACCTGCTTTGCTACAGGGCCGACGCTCCGCAAGGGCTGGTCGATCGGCAGAACCAGCATTGGGACCCGGTCATCGACTGGGCGCGCGCAACGCTTGGCGCTCGCTTCAATCTTGCCGAAGGCATCATTCATGTCGAGCAACCGCGCGAGAGCATTGCCGTTCTGGGCGTTCACCTTGCCCAGCGTGCCGATCCTCCGCGGCTGGCCGCCATCCATGTCATGACATCGCTGACCGGTTCGGCGCTGCTGGCGCTGGCGGTCGATTTCGGCGAACTCGATGCCGAAGCGGCCTGGGCCGCCGGCCATGTCGATGAGGACTGGCAGATCGAGCAATGGGGCCAGGACGCGGAGGCTGTCGCGCGTCGATCCGCACGCAAGCGCGACATGATGGCTGCCGTAAGTTTGCTTGAAGCGCTCAAGGGCTAA
- a CDS encoding DMT family transporter, with protein sequence MAAATIMVGLTFSWGLNYVAAKISYAGYDPVFLSIARSTIGGFCVFLWCRWRGIALFTRDGTLLAGIAVGVLFGIEFLCLYVGLEHTTVARNTLLVNTMPFWMLLGGHFLLGEQITMRKLLGLLLAFAGLAAVFSDKLGGSGDMLFGDLLSLGSGFFWALTNILIKRSKLVEASAEKLLLYQLAGAAIVGLLVIPLAGSPIRDPALLPTLALLFQAVYIVAFTYVLWFWLLRRYPASGLSSFTFLSPVFGVLCGAMFLNEPLSVRIFVALGLIAAGLIIVNRPQRKLMPV encoded by the coding sequence ATGGCCGCAGCCACCATCATGGTCGGCCTGACCTTTTCCTGGGGGCTGAACTATGTCGCCGCCAAGATTTCCTATGCCGGCTACGACCCGGTGTTCCTGTCGATCGCGCGGTCGACTATTGGCGGTTTCTGCGTCTTCCTCTGGTGCCGGTGGCGCGGCATAGCGCTATTTACCCGCGACGGGACACTTCTGGCCGGTATTGCCGTTGGCGTGCTCTTTGGCATCGAGTTCCTTTGCCTTTATGTCGGCCTGGAACACACGACCGTTGCCCGCAACACGTTGCTGGTCAACACAATGCCGTTCTGGATGCTGCTCGGTGGCCACTTCCTGCTTGGCGAGCAGATAACGATGCGCAAATTGCTCGGCCTGCTGCTGGCCTTTGCCGGCCTTGCCGCTGTTTTTTCCGACAAGCTTGGCGGCAGTGGCGACATGTTGTTCGGTGACCTCTTGAGCCTCGGCTCCGGATTCTTCTGGGCCTTGACCAACATCCTCATCAAGCGGTCCAAGCTGGTCGAGGCTAGCGCCGAAAAACTGCTGCTCTATCAGCTTGCCGGGGCGGCAATCGTCGGTCTGCTGGTAATTCCCTTGGCGGGTTCGCCGATTCGCGATCCCGCTTTGCTGCCGACATTGGCGCTGCTTTTCCAGGCGGTCTACATCGTCGCCTTCACTTACGTGCTGTGGTTCTGGCTGCTGCGACGCTACCCGGCATCCGGCCTGTCGAGCTTTACCTTCCTGTCGCCGGTTTTCGGCGTGCTGTGCGGCGCCATGTTCTTGAATGAACCGCTGAGCGTGCGCATCTTCGTGGCGCTTGGCCTGATTGCCGCCGGCCTGATCATCGTCAACCGGCCCCAGCGCAAGCTGATGCCGGTGTAA
- a CDS encoding RluA family pseudouridine synthase produces MAGVEQITVEAGEAGMRLDRWFKTHFPGLGFGHLQKLLRSGQIRVDGGRVKADTRVEPGQMVRVPPLEVDKKGESALTGHSIRNQGDADVLAKMLIHEDPKVFVFNKPAGLAVQGGSGVTRNVDDMLEAWRNKKGEKPRLVHRLDRDTSGVLVVARTRLAAMKLAEAFRARETKKTYWALVKGVPPKREDKISTWLIKEPTPDGDRVRVAKHGEKGADHAVTYYRIIEQAAQTMTWLEMEPYTGRTHQLRVHAAYIGCPIIGDPKYFEADTNWDFPGGMQNRLHLHARRIVIPHPDKGFIDVTAPMPPHMRQSWNLIGFDDASAEE; encoded by the coding sequence ATGGCAGGCGTTGAACAGATTACAGTGGAGGCCGGCGAAGCGGGCATGCGGCTCGATCGCTGGTTCAAGACCCATTTTCCGGGCCTTGGCTTTGGACACCTTCAGAAGCTGCTGCGCTCCGGCCAGATCCGCGTCGATGGCGGCCGGGTCAAGGCCGATACGCGCGTCGAGCCAGGCCAGATGGTGCGTGTGCCACCACTGGAAGTGGACAAGAAGGGTGAAAGCGCCCTTACCGGCCACTCGATCCGCAACCAAGGCGATGCCGACGTTCTGGCAAAAATGCTGATCCATGAGGATCCAAAAGTCTTTGTGTTCAACAAGCCGGCAGGGCTGGCGGTGCAAGGTGGCTCCGGTGTCACCCGCAATGTCGACGACATGCTGGAAGCCTGGCGCAACAAGAAGGGCGAGAAGCCGCGTCTCGTTCACCGGCTCGACCGCGATACCTCGGGCGTGCTGGTCGTTGCGCGCACCCGGCTTGCCGCGATGAAGCTCGCGGAGGCGTTTCGCGCGCGCGAAACCAAGAAGACCTATTGGGCGCTGGTCAAGGGCGTGCCGCCCAAGCGCGAGGACAAGATCTCGACCTGGCTGATCAAGGAGCCGACGCCCGACGGCGACCGGGTGCGCGTCGCCAAGCATGGCGAGAAGGGTGCCGACCACGCCGTTACCTATTATCGCATCATCGAGCAGGCGGCGCAGACCATGACCTGGCTGGAGATGGAGCCCTATACCGGCCGCACGCACCAGCTTCGCGTCCATGCCGCCTACATTGGCTGCCCGATCATCGGCGACCCGAAATATTTCGAGGCCGACACCAATTGGGATTTTCCAGGCGGCATGCAGAACCGCTTGCATTTGCACGCGCGCCGCATCGTCATCCCGCATCCCGACAAAGGTTTCATCGATGTCACCGCGCCGATGCCGCCGCATATGCGCCAGAGCTGGAACCTGATCGGCTTCGACGACGCCAGCGCGGAGGAGTGA
- a CDS encoding CrcB family protein, with protein sequence MGALRLVGPNFPWGTMAINIVGSFAMGLFIAMLVRRGGSSELRLFVATGIFGGFTTFSAFSLDFATLWERGSALPALGYALASVIGAMIALFLGLWLARSLP encoded by the coding sequence ATGGGCGCACTGCGCCTTGTCGGCCCGAATTTTCCCTGGGGCACGATGGCGATCAACATCGTCGGCTCCTTCGCCATGGGGCTGTTCATCGCAATGCTGGTGCGGCGCGGCGGATCGAGTGAGCTTAGGCTGTTCGTAGCCACCGGCATCTTTGGCGGTTTCACCACTTTTTCCGCTTTCTCGCTGGATTTCGCGACTTTGTGGGAGCGCGGATCGGCCCTACCTGCCCTTGGTTATGCGCTTGCAAGCGTCATTGGGGCGATGATTGCACTCTTTCTGGGTCTTTGGCTCGCAAGAAGCCTGCCTTAG
- a CDS encoding DUF779 domain-containing protein: MLDKVSLGKVSATPEAKAFLAEIIADHGPVLFHQSGGCCDGSSPMCYPQGDFIVGDNDVMLGEIGETPVYISSSQYEVWKHTDLIIDVVPGRGGMFSLDNGRERRFLTRSTVCAVPPA; encoded by the coding sequence ATGCTCGACAAGGTTTCGCTTGGGAAAGTCTCGGCCACGCCGGAAGCCAAAGCGTTCCTGGCTGAAATCATCGCCGACCATGGTCCAGTTCTGTTTCATCAGTCAGGCGGCTGCTGTGACGGTTCTTCGCCGATGTGCTACCCGCAGGGTGATTTCATCGTAGGCGACAATGATGTCATGCTCGGCGAAATTGGCGAGACGCCGGTCTATATCAGCAGCTCGCAATACGAGGTGTGGAAACACACCGATCTCATTATCGACGTGGTGCCGGGCAGGGGCGGCATGTTCTCGCTCGACAACGGCCGCGAGAGGCGGTTCCTGACGCGCTCCACTGTCTGCGCAGTGCCGCCGGCTTAG
- the adh gene encoding aldehyde dehydrogenase, translating into MNKVEFSRTAKVPFAKRYDNFIGGKWVAPLSGKYFDNISPVTGRPLGEVARSDGRDIEAALDAAHKAKDAWGKTSAAARALILNRIADRMEDNLDLLALAETWDNGKPIRETTAADLPLAIDHFRYFAGAVRSQEGGISEIDHDTVAYHFHEPLGVVGQIIPWNFPLLMAVWKLAPALAAGNCVVLKPAEQTPATIMLWADLIGDLLPDGVLNIVNGFGLEAGKPLASSNRIAKIAFTGETTTGRLISQYASQNLIPVTLELGGKSPNIFFQDVTSEDDDFFDKAIEGFVMFALNQGEVCTCPSRALVHEKIYDKFMEKALKRVEAIVQGDPLDPATMIGAQASSEQLEKILSYFDIGRKEGAEVLMGGEQNHLPGDLAGGYYVKPTVFKGHNKMRVFQEEIFGPVVSVTTFKDDDEALSIANDTLYGLGAGIWSRDANRCYRFGRAIQAGRVWTNCYHAYPAHAAFGGYKQSGIGRENHKMMLDHYQQTKNMLVSYSPKKLGFF; encoded by the coding sequence ATGAACAAAGTGGAGTTTTCTCGCACGGCCAAGGTTCCCTTCGCCAAGCGCTATGACAACTTTATCGGCGGCAAATGGGTCGCCCCGCTCTCCGGAAAATACTTTGACAACATATCGCCTGTCACCGGCCGCCCGCTCGGCGAAGTCGCTCGCTCCGATGGCCGGGATATCGAGGCGGCACTCGATGCCGCGCACAAGGCCAAGGATGCATGGGGCAAGACCAGCGCTGCCGCCCGCGCGCTGATCCTCAACCGCATCGCCGACCGCATGGAGGACAATCTCGACCTCTTGGCGCTCGCCGAAACCTGGGACAATGGCAAGCCGATCCGCGAGACGACCGCCGCCGATCTGCCGCTCGCCATCGACCATTTCCGCTATTTCGCCGGTGCCGTACGCAGTCAGGAGGGCGGCATTTCCGAGATCGACCACGATACCGTTGCCTATCACTTCCATGAGCCGCTCGGCGTCGTCGGCCAGATCATTCCCTGGAACTTCCCGCTGCTGATGGCGGTATGGAAGCTGGCGCCAGCACTTGCCGCCGGCAACTGCGTGGTATTGAAGCCCGCCGAACAGACACCCGCCACCATCATGCTGTGGGCGGACCTGATCGGCGACCTGCTGCCGGATGGCGTGCTCAACATCGTCAACGGCTTCGGCCTCGAAGCCGGCAAGCCGCTCGCTTCTTCGAACCGCATCGCCAAGATCGCCTTCACCGGCGAAACGACGACCGGCCGGCTGATCTCGCAATATGCCAGCCAGAACCTCATTCCGGTCACGCTCGAGCTTGGCGGCAAGTCGCCCAACATCTTCTTCCAGGACGTGACTTCCGAGGACGACGACTTCTTCGACAAGGCCATCGAAGGCTTTGTCATGTTCGCCCTCAACCAGGGCGAGGTCTGCACCTGCCCCAGCCGGGCGCTGGTGCATGAGAAGATCTATGACAAGTTCATGGAAAAGGCACTGAAGCGCGTCGAAGCGATCGTGCAGGGCGATCCGCTCGATCCGGCAACGATGATCGGCGCGCAGGCGTCGAGCGAGCAGCTGGAAAAGATCCTGAGCTACTTCGACATTGGCCGCAAGGAAGGCGCCGAAGTGCTGATGGGCGGCGAGCAGAACCATCTGCCGGGCGATCTGGCCGGCGGCTATTACGTCAAGCCGACGGTGTTCAAGGGTCACAACAAGATGCGTGTCTTCCAGGAGGAAATCTTCGGGCCGGTGGTTTCGGTCACGACCTTCAAGGATGACGACGAGGCACTGTCGATCGCCAATGACACGCTCTATGGTCTCGGTGCTGGTATCTGGAGCCGCGATGCCAACCGCTGCTACCGCTTCGGCCGCGCCATCCAGGCTGGCCGTGTGTGGACCAACTGCTACCACGCTTATCCGGCGCACGCGGCCTTCGGCGGCTACAAGCAGTCGGGCATCGGCCGCGAGAACCACAAGATGATGCTCGATCACTATCAGCAGACCAAGAATATGCTGGTCAGCTACAGCCCGAAGAAGCTTGGTTTCTTCTAA
- a CDS encoding helix-turn-helix domain-containing protein, which translates to MNGQSATHHADVVQAAIATSDAARSALVASWRRSLSLHGLDPAERKAPRRLTEGELSEARQRIEPLLRAADASLDRLYLAVGGIGCCVLLADREGIPVERRGAVADDGTFDEWGLWTGTVWSEDSEGTNGIGTCLADQRALTIHRDQHFFSRNTLLSCTTSPIYDHEGTLAAALDVSSCRSDLTEGFVNLIAMAVGDAARRIEAENFRLAFSSARILLAPVAERSAGALIAVDADDLVIGATRSARLALGITQQILARGLPAADILGGSVNTAEDLDEAERGVVQRAIARAEGNVSAAASSLGISRATLHRKLARFGIRRPH; encoded by the coding sequence GTGAACGGACAATCTGCCACTCATCACGCGGATGTCGTTCAGGCAGCCATAGCCACGAGCGATGCCGCGCGCTCGGCATTGGTCGCTTCCTGGCGGCGTTCGCTGTCATTGCACGGTCTTGATCCGGCCGAGCGCAAGGCTCCGCGACGCCTGACCGAAGGCGAGCTGAGCGAGGCTCGGCAACGCATAGAGCCATTGCTGCGCGCCGCCGATGCGAGTCTCGACCGCCTTTATCTGGCCGTCGGCGGCATCGGTTGTTGCGTGCTTCTGGCCGATCGCGAAGGCATCCCGGTCGAACGCCGCGGCGCCGTCGCGGATGATGGTACATTCGACGAATGGGGCCTGTGGACAGGCACGGTATGGAGTGAGGACTCCGAGGGAACCAACGGCATCGGCACGTGTCTGGCCGACCAGCGTGCGCTCACCATTCATCGCGACCAGCATTTCTTTTCGCGCAACACGCTGCTCAGCTGCACGACCTCGCCGATCTACGATCATGAAGGCACCCTGGCGGCCGCGCTCGATGTATCGTCATGCCGGTCGGACCTGACCGAAGGTTTCGTCAACCTGATCGCCATGGCGGTAGGCGATGCGGCGCGCCGCATCGAGGCCGAGAATTTCCGCCTGGCGTTTTCCAGCGCTCGTATCCTGCTGGCGCCGGTGGCCGAGCGCAGCGCTGGTGCATTGATCGCGGTCGATGCTGACGACCTTGTGATCGGCGCGACCCGGTCGGCGCGCCTTGCACTGGGCATCACCCAACAGATCCTGGCCAGGGGACTGCCGGCCGCCGACATCCTCGGCGGCTCGGTCAACACTGCCGAAGACTTGGACGAGGCGGAGCGCGGCGTGGTCCAGCGCGCCATTGCGCGCGCCGAGGGCAATGTTTCGGCGGCTGCCAGCAGTCTTGGAATTTCGCGGGCGACCTTGCACCGCAAGCTCGCTCGTTTCGGCATTCGCCGTCCGCACTGA
- a CDS encoding aspartyl/asparaginyl beta-hydroxylase domain-containing protein produces MTKNLRKSLRKFAIAIPLLALGFYFIPIVTAVFIVLGLIDVLRNDRRDLSLFSGYFLGNGIFTWLLSPFNLLVDLLCYRNPGVWKLEQFPADYQREVNEVLDIFKARKDEIIADIDANFGAGRRGMYVYQWYGKHKIDNVAEFNKDFKYIKTIAVSVFSKRESTSWHFGPLRLSLRILYNLVPVKSEIFVECGNVKNYWYDNPLFIFDDTLLHRSVNEFDGRRYCVFMDIIRPSPVPGLIAGMLAVVSVSVERINSMFYKNWKMIGSSKPKKVGTT; encoded by the coding sequence ATGACAAAAAACCTTCGCAAATCCCTTCGCAAATTCGCCATTGCCATCCCGCTTCTTGCTCTTGGCTTCTATTTCATCCCAATCGTGACGGCGGTTTTCATCGTCCTCGGCCTCATCGATGTGCTGCGCAATGATCGCAGGGATTTGTCGCTGTTCAGCGGCTATTTCCTGGGCAACGGTATCTTCACCTGGCTGCTTTCACCATTCAATCTGCTGGTTGACCTCCTGTGCTACAGAAATCCGGGTGTCTGGAAGCTGGAGCAGTTTCCCGCCGACTATCAGCGCGAGGTCAATGAGGTCCTGGACATCTTCAAGGCGCGCAAGGACGAGATCATCGCCGACATCGATGCCAATTTCGGCGCCGGTCGGCGCGGTATGTATGTCTACCAATGGTACGGCAAGCACAAGATCGACAATGTCGCCGAATTCAACAAGGATTTCAAATACATCAAGACCATTGCCGTTTCCGTTTTCAGCAAGCGCGAATCGACGTCCTGGCACTTCGGGCCGCTGCGGCTCAGCCTGCGCATTCTCTACAACCTCGTTCCGGTCAAATCGGAAATCTTCGTCGAATGCGGCAATGTCAAGAACTACTGGTACGACAATCCGCTGTTCATCTTCGACGACACGCTGCTGCATCGCTCGGTCAACGAATTTGACGGACGCCGCTATTGTGTGTTCATGGACATTATCAGGCCGTCCCCGGTTCCTGGGCTCATCGCCGGCATGCTCGCGGTTGTCTCGGTCAGCGTCGAGCGCATCAACTCGATGTTCTACAAGAATTGGAAGATGATTGGCTCGAGCAAGCCGAAGAAAGTCGGAACGACCTGA
- a CDS encoding response regulator transcription factor yields the protein MKVLLVEDDESIASQLAEALRGENFVVDIAANGEDGQHLGDTGAYDVAVLDLGLPKIDGKAVLKAWRAAGRSLPVLILTARDGWSEKVEGFKAGADDYLTKPFRTEELIMRLRALVRRAAGHAQARIICGPLAFDAQLGTFEIDGLPLKLTGLEWRVLSSLMLRKEVVVTRADLHERVYDGNAEVDSNSLEVIIARLRRKIGHRHIETVRGLGYRLTAGEV from the coding sequence ATGAAGGTGCTGCTCGTCGAAGACGATGAATCGATCGCCAGCCAGCTGGCCGAGGCGTTGCGGGGCGAAAACTTCGTCGTTGATATCGCCGCGAATGGTGAGGATGGTCAGCATCTCGGCGACACCGGCGCCTATGATGTCGCTGTTCTCGATCTCGGCTTGCCCAAGATCGACGGCAAGGCTGTGCTCAAGGCTTGGCGCGCGGCGGGACGCAGCTTACCGGTGCTGATCCTGACGGCGCGGGATGGTTGGTCTGAAAAGGTCGAGGGGTTCAAGGCCGGCGCGGACGATTATCTGACCAAACCGTTCCGAACCGAGGAACTGATCATGCGGCTGCGCGCGCTTGTGCGACGCGCGGCCGGCCATGCGCAGGCCAGGATCATCTGCGGCCCGCTCGCCTTCGACGCGCAGCTTGGCACTTTTGAGATCGACGGACTGCCGCTGAAATTGACCGGACTGGAATGGCGCGTGCTCTCCAGCCTGATGCTGCGCAAGGAAGTGGTGGTGACGCGCGCGGACTTGCACGAACGTGTCTATGACGGAAATGCGGAGGTCGACTCGAATTCCCTGGAGGTGATCATTGCCCGGCTGCGGCGCAAGATCGGTCACCGCCATATCGAGACGGTTCGCGGTCTCGGCTACCGGTTGACGGCAGGCGAGGTATGA
- a CDS encoding sensor histidine kinase, producing MNLIPRSLAGRLRLAAAIAIIVALVLAGITIALILQRFVIGQIDQRLDGQVFAVAAALQRGGDGKMTVTPMLNGPPFDRPGSGWTWQVTAPDGELVSASLAGEPAMPRPPVHGGRFDNFPDISGLLGSLASLGRPAPADGPDPHGQKLHWRILTVPFGDKTATVTATAPYSAIYGPLRDALVPLALALIVLGLLLFGAMVAQVRIGLRPLAGLRAGLADVRAGRQASISADQPSEVLPLVHEVNSLLAENAEGLARARRHVANLAHGLKTPLAALGLALEKRPESTAKSIISATGIASMRSQLNVMERLIRHHLARARAAVLAGPARASTNVAERLVDLRGMMANVHRERGLKFDVQVTADIAVAVEMQDFDEILGNLLDNACKWARARVVISANADGSRVTIDIEDDGPGLDPAAMPEAMRPGRRIDEAPPGHGFGLPIAAELTELYGGSLELSRATVGGLRARVILPQSY from the coding sequence ATGAACCTCATCCCGCGTTCCCTGGCAGGAAGGCTGCGACTTGCGGCCGCCATCGCCATCATCGTCGCTCTCGTCCTGGCGGGCATCACGATTGCACTAATCCTGCAGCGTTTCGTCATTGGCCAGATCGACCAACGACTGGATGGCCAGGTTTTCGCCGTGGCGGCAGCGTTGCAGCGCGGCGGCGATGGGAAAATGACGGTGACGCCGATGCTGAACGGGCCTCCGTTCGATCGTCCGGGATCGGGTTGGACATGGCAGGTCACGGCACCAGATGGCGAGTTGGTGTCGGCCTCGCTGGCTGGCGAGCCGGCCATGCCGCGGCCGCCGGTTCATGGCGGGCGCTTCGACAATTTTCCAGATATATCCGGACTGCTTGGATCGCTCGCTTCCCTGGGCCGGCCAGCGCCTGCGGATGGACCAGATCCGCACGGGCAGAAATTGCATTGGCGCATTCTTACGGTCCCATTTGGAGACAAAACCGCGACGGTGACGGCGACTGCGCCTTACAGCGCCATTTACGGACCTCTGCGCGACGCGCTTGTGCCGCTGGCGCTGGCGCTGATCGTGCTCGGCCTGTTGCTGTTCGGCGCGATGGTGGCACAGGTAAGAATTGGCCTGCGACCGCTGGCGGGCCTGCGCGCTGGTCTCGCCGATGTCCGTGCTGGCAGGCAGGCGTCCATCTCCGCCGACCAACCCAGCGAAGTCCTGCCGTTGGTCCACGAGGTCAACAGCTTGCTTGCCGAAAATGCCGAAGGCCTGGCGCGGGCCAGGCGTCACGTTGCGAATCTGGCGCATGGCTTGAAGACGCCACTCGCGGCGCTTGGCCTGGCCCTCGAAAAGCGGCCGGAAAGCACCGCCAAGTCCATCATATCCGCCACGGGTATTGCCTCCATGCGTTCGCAACTGAATGTGATGGAACGGCTGATCCGCCACCATCTGGCTCGAGCACGTGCAGCGGTGCTGGCCGGACCGGCCCGCGCCAGCACAAATGTTGCCGAGAGGTTGGTCGATCTTCGCGGCATGATGGCGAACGTACACCGGGAGCGCGGGTTGAAGTTCGACGTCCAGGTCACGGCCGATATCGCGGTCGCTGTCGAGATGCAGGATTTCGATGAGATCCTTGGCAATCTTCTCGACAATGCCTGCAAATGGGCGCGCGCGCGCGTCGTGATTTCTGCAAACGCCGATGGCAGCCGTGTCACCATTGACATCGAAGACGACGGTCCAGGTCTCGATCCGGCTGCGATGCCGGAGGCGATGCGGCCTGGACGGCGCATCGACGAGGCACCGCCGGGGCATGGTTTTGGCCTGCCGATCGCAGCGGAACTGACGGAGCTCTATGGTGGAAGCCTCGAACTGTCGCGGGCGACCGTTGGCGGATTGCGGGCGCGGGTAATCTTGCCCCAGTCGTACTGA
- a CDS encoding ADP-polyphosphate phosphotransferase has translation MKIIPRDFRVREGDEVSLKKWPTIIDPFYKSKAQYQELLADHVTRLSSQQQLLYASNRHAILLIFQAMDAAGKDGAIRHVMSGVNPQGCQVFSYKHPSATELQHDFLWRTTRDLPERGRIGIFNRSYYEEVLIVRVHRQILLNEGLPDTPHNDKTLWENRYRSINNLERHLHANGTRIVKFFLHLSKEEQRKRFLARIDQPEKNWKFSMADVEERKFWKQYMKAYEECLSATSTDNCPWYVVPADDKENARLIVSRIVVDTLEELKMSYPKTSEQRREELLSIRKRLME, from the coding sequence ATGAAAATCATCCCAAGAGATTTTCGGGTCCGGGAAGGAGATGAGGTCAGCCTCAAAAAGTGGCCGACCATCATCGATCCCTTCTACAAGTCGAAGGCCCAATACCAAGAGCTCCTGGCGGATCATGTTACGCGCCTCAGTTCGCAACAGCAGCTGCTCTACGCGTCCAATCGCCATGCGATCCTGCTGATATTCCAGGCCATGGACGCAGCTGGGAAGGACGGCGCAATCCGGCACGTCATGTCCGGCGTCAATCCGCAAGGCTGCCAGGTGTTCAGCTACAAGCACCCGAGCGCAACGGAACTGCAGCATGACTTCCTATGGCGCACGACCCGCGACCTTCCCGAGCGCGGACGGATCGGTATCTTCAACCGCTCCTATTACGAGGAGGTGCTGATCGTCCGCGTACATCGCCAGATCCTCCTCAACGAAGGACTTCCCGACACGCCGCATAACGACAAGACGCTCTGGGAGAACCGCTATCGCTCGATTAACAATCTTGAGCGACATCTCCACGCCAACGGAACACGCATCGTCAAATTCTTCCTCCATCTTTCCAAGGAGGAGCAGCGAAAGCGCTTCCTCGCCCGTATCGACCAGCCGGAAAAGAACTGGAAGTTCAGCATGGCCGATGTCGAGGAACGAAAGTTCTGGAAGCAGTATATGAAGGCCTACGAGGAATGCCTGAGCGCGACGAGTACCGACAACTGCCCATGGTATGTCGTTCCCGCAGACGACAAAGAGAACGCTCGATTGATTGTCTCACGCATTGTGGTGGACACTCTCGAGGAGCTCAAAATGTCGTATCCGAAGACCAGCGAACAACGCCGTGAAGAACTGCTGTCCATCCGCAAGCGGCTCATGGAATGA